In Acidicapsa acidisoli, the genomic window GTGGAATCGGCAGGCGCCACAATCTCGATTTCTTGCAGTACGCGGCGAAGGGGCTCGCTATTTCCGACAATCTCTTCGAAATAAAGTTCGCTGCGGATCTCGGATTCAAGATAGACATTTTCCCGCGTGAGCTTGTCCCTGAGTTCGGAAACTTGCCCATATGCAAGAGAATTCTCAACGGCCAGCGCAATTTGATTGGCAACCTGACTAAGGAAGGAAAGATCATCTTCGGTGAAGGCATTCTCGCGCGAAGTGCCAAAACCCAATACGCCGAGCACACGTTCGCGGACTATCAGAGGGTAAAGGCAGAGTGACATGTTCGTCATCGCGCCCTGGGGATCAGCGGCAACCTCTTCTTTGGCGGCGATCAGTGGCTTGCCGGTCCGGAAGACAGTCTTGGCCCGCTCGGAGGCGGGACCGACGGACATCTCTTGGAATTCGGCATGATCCACGGCATAGCGGCGTAGTTCGCCATCTTCCGGATCGGGCAGAGCCACACCGACGCCGTCGCATTGCATAAAGTGTCTGATACTCCCGACAATCTCGCGAAGCAGGTCGCGCAGGTCCAGCTTGGTCGCAATCCGATTGGTTATGTCGAGGAGTAATCGCAATCTGGCCTGGGCACGAGCATCGTCCAGTGCAACTGCGATTTGATTCGCAACCATGGATAAGAACTGTTGATCTTCTTTGGAGTAAGCGTCATCGAGGTGGCTGGCAAACACAAGGCTTCCGAGCTTTCGGTGCGCCGTGCTCAGGGGAAGCGCACAGAGCGAACGAAGTCCCAACGTTGAGAACCGCTCGATCACAAGCGGAAAACTCGTCTCGCGATCGATGAACGGAATCACTGCGGGCTGCTGATGCTGGTATACCCACCATGCGACCGTCTCTTCTTTCGGAATATTTCTGACGGCAAGTGCCTCAATCGCACTGTTATAAGGCTCGAGAAGATGCCACTGGACCCAATTGGCTGCCGGATCGAACCAACTTAGACCATCGAATGCAACCACTTGATGCAGTTCGCTAGCGCAGGTCTGGAATAAGACCTTTTCCTCGGGATGATACCGGATCAATTCCGCAATGCGGGCGAGCGCCTCGTATCGCGAAGCAAGGCCTTCGCTGAGAACGGTCGGTTGTGAGTCATGCGATGCTGGCATACGGGGAGTACCGTGTCCGTTAGATTGCGAACGGT contains:
- a CDS encoding sigma 54-interacting transcriptional regulator; translation: MPASHDSQPTVLSEGLASRYEALARIAELIRYHPEEKVLFQTCASELHQVVAFDGLSWFDPAANWVQWHLLEPYNSAIEALAVRNIPKEETVAWWVYQHQQPAVIPFIDRETSFPLVIERFSTLGLRSLCALPLSTAHRKLGSLVFASHLDDAYSKEDQQFLSMVANQIAVALDDARAQARLRLLLDITNRIATKLDLRDLLREIVGSIRHFMQCDGVGVALPDPEDGELRRYAVDHAEFQEMSVGPASERAKTVFRTGKPLIAAKEEVAADPQGAMTNMSLCLYPLIVRERVLGVLGFGTSRENAFTEDDLSFLSQVANQIALAVENSLAYGQVSELRDKLTRENVYLESEIRSELYFEEIVGNSEPLRRVLQEIEIVAPADSTVLIYGETGTGKELIARALHNLSSRKSNAFVKLNCAAIPTGLLESELFGHEKGAFTGAITQRVGRFELANRGTIFLDEVGEIPLELQPKLLRVLQEREFERLGSTRTVRTDARLIAATNRDLKTMVEGQRFRSDLYYRLNVFPIRVPSLRERKEDIPQLVRHFVKEFSRRNQRVIDTIPSETMQALVRYHWPGNIRELQNVIERAVIISRGPVLNVALTELTPDVASTSAPVITAAKSASHESLQEMLKETERNQILRALEDANGVVAGPSGAAALLGVKRSTLQLRMQKLGIRLSRTAVDDRKQTPR